A part of Antennarius striatus isolate MH-2024 chromosome 21, ASM4005453v1, whole genome shotgun sequence genomic DNA contains:
- the LOC137588323 gene encoding cerebellar degeneration-related protein 2-like isoform X1 translates to MLNSGEMEEFVTEEEEPWYDQQDLEQDLHLAAELGKTLLERNKELEDSLQQMYITNEEQVQEIEYLSKQLEVLRDMNEQHAKVYEQLDGTARELEQTNHALVMDSKASQQKIERLTGTIEALQNQVGSLTEQVDQLRCMEQLRVRREKRERRKTIHSFPCLKELCTAPGYEDEFVVGRAESFTMDVKPQPVEEENQHLREAVSALRAAVRTERARTEGVERECNLLISEFSRLQTRVQDAESCQGRVRELEVELQELQQLRRARTFLLGSEDDGVTLTQTVLNSTPETDTFLEVDLGDTGGGVREKVEGGVSVGGETLPESSPVRKSCSDTALNAIVARDASGRRRGSYALHANSVRKRGMSILREVDEQYHALLEKYEELLGKCRRHEESLCHAGVQTSRPVSRDPSMKDCAMGPTPAPPPTPTQSPSTPEAIESISKQVEAVDKRLGQNTPEYKALFKEIFSRIQKTKMDIKATKSAKANKSGKSGKSSKQ, encoded by the exons ATGCTAAACTCAGGGGAAATGGAGGAATTTGTGACCGAAGAGGAGGAACCCTGGTACGACCAGCAGGACCTGGAGCAGG ATCTCCACCTGGCAGCAGAGCTCGGGAAGACTCTGCTGGAGAGGAATAAGGAGCTGGAGGACTCCCTGCAGCAGATGTACATCACTAATGAAGAGCAAGTGCAAGAGATTGAG TATCTGTCAAAGCAGCTGGAGGTTCTGCGAGACATGAATGAGCAGCACGCCAAAGTGTACGAGCAGCTTGATGGAACAGCCAGGGAGCTGGAGCAAACCAACCATGCCTTGGTGATGGACAGCAAGGCCTCGCAGCAAAAGATAGAGAG GTTAACAGGGACCATTGaggctttgcagaaccaggtgGGGTCTCTGACTGAGCAGGTGGACCAGCTGCGTTGTATGGAGCAGCTCCGTGtcaggagagaaaagagggaacGTCGCAAGACCATCCACTCCTTCCCTTGCCTGAAGGAGCTTTGCACGGCACCCGG gtATGAGGATGAGTTTGTAGTGGGCCGGGCAGAGAGTTTCACCATGGATGTGAAGCCTCAACCAGTGGAAGAGGAGAACCAGCATCTGAGAGAGGCTGTGTCTGCTCTTCGAGCAGCCGTAAGGACCGAGAGGGCTCGAACGGAGGGTGTGGAGAGGGAGTGCAACCTCCTGATCTCAGAGTTCTCCAGACTGCAGACACGAGTCCAG GACGCTGAGAGCTGCCAGGGCAGAGTGAGGGAGCTGGAAGTAGAActccaggagctgcagcagctacGTCGGGCTAGGACTTTCCTCCTGGGCAGCGAGGACGACGGTGTGACGCTTACCCAGACTGTCCTCAACAGCACGCCAGAGACGGACACCTTTCTGGAGGTGGATCTCGGTGACACTGGAGGAGGCGTGAGGGAGAAGGTTGAAGGTGGAGTTAGTGTTGGTGGGGAAACTCTCCCTGAATCCAGCCCTGTAAGAAAAAGCTGCAGCGATACAGCGCTCAATGCCATCGTGGCCCGTGATGCGTCTGGTCGCAGGAGAGGTAGTTATGCCCTCCATGCGAACAGCGTCAGGAAGAGAGGGATGTCCATCCTGAGGGAGGTGGATGAGCAGTACCACGCCTTACTGGAGAAATATGAGGAGTTGCTAGGGAAGTGCAGGCGCCATGAGGAGAGCTTGTGTCATGCCGGAGTCCAGACTTCCAGACCCGTCTCTAGAGACCCATCCATGAAAGACTGTGCTATGGGCCCCACCCCAGCGCCTCCCCCTACTCCAACACAGTCGCCCTCCACCCCCGAGGCCATTGAGAGCATCAGCAAGCAAGTGGAGGCCGTGGATAAAAGGCTGGGACAGAACACGCCCGAGTACAAGGCTCTTTTTAAGGAGATCTTCTCTCGTATCCAAAAGACCAAGATGGACATTAAAGCTACCAAATCTGCTAAGGCCAACAAATctggaaaatctggaaaatcgAGTAAACAGTAA
- the LOC137588323 gene encoding cerebellar degeneration-related protein 2-like isoform X2: MYITNEEQVQEIEYLSKQLEVLRDMNEQHAKVYEQLDGTARELEQTNHALVMDSKASQQKIERLTGTIEALQNQVGSLTEQVDQLRCMEQLRVRREKRERRKTIHSFPCLKELCTAPGYEDEFVVGRAESFTMDVKPQPVEEENQHLREAVSALRAAVRTERARTEGVERECNLLISEFSRLQTRVQDAESCQGRVRELEVELQELQQLRRARTFLLGSEDDGVTLTQTVLNSTPETDTFLEVDLGDTGGGVREKVEGGVSVGGETLPESSPVRKSCSDTALNAIVARDASGRRRGSYALHANSVRKRGMSILREVDEQYHALLEKYEELLGKCRRHEESLCHAGVQTSRPVSRDPSMKDCAMGPTPAPPPTPTQSPSTPEAIESISKQVEAVDKRLGQNTPEYKALFKEIFSRIQKTKMDIKATKSAKANKSGKSGKSSKQ; encoded by the exons ATGTACATCACTAATGAAGAGCAAGTGCAAGAGATTGAG TATCTGTCAAAGCAGCTGGAGGTTCTGCGAGACATGAATGAGCAGCACGCCAAAGTGTACGAGCAGCTTGATGGAACAGCCAGGGAGCTGGAGCAAACCAACCATGCCTTGGTGATGGACAGCAAGGCCTCGCAGCAAAAGATAGAGAG GTTAACAGGGACCATTGaggctttgcagaaccaggtgGGGTCTCTGACTGAGCAGGTGGACCAGCTGCGTTGTATGGAGCAGCTCCGTGtcaggagagaaaagagggaacGTCGCAAGACCATCCACTCCTTCCCTTGCCTGAAGGAGCTTTGCACGGCACCCGG gtATGAGGATGAGTTTGTAGTGGGCCGGGCAGAGAGTTTCACCATGGATGTGAAGCCTCAACCAGTGGAAGAGGAGAACCAGCATCTGAGAGAGGCTGTGTCTGCTCTTCGAGCAGCCGTAAGGACCGAGAGGGCTCGAACGGAGGGTGTGGAGAGGGAGTGCAACCTCCTGATCTCAGAGTTCTCCAGACTGCAGACACGAGTCCAG GACGCTGAGAGCTGCCAGGGCAGAGTGAGGGAGCTGGAAGTAGAActccaggagctgcagcagctacGTCGGGCTAGGACTTTCCTCCTGGGCAGCGAGGACGACGGTGTGACGCTTACCCAGACTGTCCTCAACAGCACGCCAGAGACGGACACCTTTCTGGAGGTGGATCTCGGTGACACTGGAGGAGGCGTGAGGGAGAAGGTTGAAGGTGGAGTTAGTGTTGGTGGGGAAACTCTCCCTGAATCCAGCCCTGTAAGAAAAAGCTGCAGCGATACAGCGCTCAATGCCATCGTGGCCCGTGATGCGTCTGGTCGCAGGAGAGGTAGTTATGCCCTCCATGCGAACAGCGTCAGGAAGAGAGGGATGTCCATCCTGAGGGAGGTGGATGAGCAGTACCACGCCTTACTGGAGAAATATGAGGAGTTGCTAGGGAAGTGCAGGCGCCATGAGGAGAGCTTGTGTCATGCCGGAGTCCAGACTTCCAGACCCGTCTCTAGAGACCCATCCATGAAAGACTGTGCTATGGGCCCCACCCCAGCGCCTCCCCCTACTCCAACACAGTCGCCCTCCACCCCCGAGGCCATTGAGAGCATCAGCAAGCAAGTGGAGGCCGTGGATAAAAGGCTGGGACAGAACACGCCCGAGTACAAGGCTCTTTTTAAGGAGATCTTCTCTCGTATCCAAAAGACCAAGATGGACATTAAAGCTACCAAATCTGCTAAGGCCAACAAATctggaaaatctggaaaatcgAGTAAACAGTAA
- the LOC137588823 gene encoding uncharacterized protein, producing the protein MEDTIFLGAFQEVEGLPWDLSLQDLYVGPQEFVIPSVLEHSVLDRHHGRETSDSDLAPALIDSLPDSLWTQGPTDVGRCDVTPVTFQMKPGPIWVPQYPVPAKEKKALESVITQPHIIFIHEGINMADGLIEGTPHFCTEKVQDDTKLRDDLYEQPLTNPDMTLFTDGCCFKGMDGLQSGFAIVQHQNDDFETVKEVRLDGPQSAQRAEILAVAEALGLAKDQTVNIYTDSAYAHLVVHTALSEWQRNNYQTATGSPIKHLKEVMHLQEMLMLPKAVAVIKCPGHSRKNDLIANGNAAADAAAKKVAGYQPALQLSVSDKEIDCKITNDVIREWQVKASPEERSLWKAKGGEKNDEGIWNKEGKPVPPQKQLKVLIQEAHGPCHVGTDETLRRLCGWWHPFMRTIVKSELQDCSVCNRHNCLPTTKPPPGVQDQEVTAPGQVISMDFTDMIQSVNGYRYLLVIVDSFSGWPEAYPCRAETAASVVKHLVNHYIPTHGFPRKIRSDNGTHFKNKHLQQVESMLGLRHTFGAVYHPQSQGKVERMNRNIKEKLSKSMASSKMNWLQALPVALLNVRMSLNSSTGWTPFEAHTNRPFPAPTAPLEPVPGFQGPKGLRELTVNFSHLTEPQEKPPKSVNVCEWVWLRVIKRKWSEPRWTGPHQVIERTGTAVRLLGRGDTWFHLTSTRPAKTPTGVALPSPKAANSGDDH; encoded by the exons ATGGAAGACACAATTTTCCTGGGAGCCTTCCAGGAGGTGGAAGGACTCCCGTGGGATCTCTCTCTCCAAGATCTCTACGTAGGACCTCAGG AATTTGTGATCCCTTCCGTCCTAGAACACAGCGTCCTGGACAGGCACCATGGCAGAGAAACATCCGACAGCGATTTGGCACCTGCGCTGATTGACTCTCTTCCCGACTCCCTCTGGACCCAGGGTCCTACGGATGTCGGTCGTTGTGACGTCACGCCAGTCACGTTTCAAATGAAACCGGGTCCCATTTGGGTTCCTCAATATCCGGTTCCTGCGAAGG aaaagaaag CACTAGAATCGGTCAtcactcaaccacacatcatcttcatccatgaagggatcaatatggctgatggtctgattgaaggtaccccacacttttgtacagaaaaagtccAAGACGACACAAAACTCAGAGATGACTTGTACGAACAGCCATTGACTAACCCCGACATGACGTTGTTCACCGACGGATGTTGTTTTAAAGGCATGGATGGCCTGCAATCAGGTTTTGCCATAGTTCAACATCAAAACGACGATTTTGAGACAGTTAAGGAAGTCAGACTGGACGgaccacagtcagcacagagagctgaaatccTAGCAGTCGCAGAAGCTCTAGGACTCGCAAAAgaccaaactgtaaatatctACACTGATTCTGCTTATGCTCATTTGGTTGTACATACTGCATTAAGTGAATGGCAACGGAACAATTAtcagacagcaacaggaagtccaattaaacacctgaaagaggtaatgcatctccaggaaatgctgatgttgccaaaagctgttgctgttatcaagtgtccaggtcattccagaaaaaatgacctgattgCAAATGGAAACGCCGCAGCAGATGCAGCTGCTAAAAAGGTGGCAGGTTATCAGCCAGCACTCCAACTCTCGgtgagtgacaaagaaattgATTGCAAAATAACGAATGATGTGATCCGAGAGTGGCAGGTGAAAGCTAGCCCagaagaaaggagtttgtggaaggcaaaagggggtgaaaagaatgatgaaggaatctggaacaaagaaggtaaacctgtgccgcctcaaaaacaattgaaagtttTGATTCAAGAAGCCCATGGACCATGCCACGTAGGCACGGACGAAACACTGAGACGTCTCTGTGGCTGGTGGCATCcgttcatgagaacaattgtgaaaagtgaactgcaggactgcagtgtttgcaatAGGCATAATTGCCTGCCAACAACTAAACCACCTCCAGGGGtgcaggaccaggaagtgacagcacctggtcaggtaatttcaatggattttaccGACATGATCCAATCGGTTAATGGGTATCGATACCTGTTAGTGATTGTTGACTCTTTTTCAGGATGGCCTGAGGCTTATccatgcagagcagagacagcagcttctgtagtgaaacatttggttaaccattacattccaactcatggttttccgagaaaaatcaggtcagacaatggaactcatttcaaaaacaaacatctacaacAGGTGGAAAGTATGTTGGGATTGAGACACACTTTTGGCGCTGTGTATCACCCTCAGTCACAGGGAAAGGTCGAACGAATGAATCgcaacatcaaagaaaaattgtcaaaatccaTGGCCTCGTCAAAGATGAATTGGCTACAGGCCCTCCCTGTGGCTCTGTtgaatgtcagaatgtcattgaattcatccacaggttggaccccatttgaggcacacactaacagaccttttccagctcccacaGCTCCATTGGAACCAGTTCCCGGATTCCAAGGCCCAAAAGGCCTCCGCGAACTAACAGTCAAtttttcccatctcacagaaccacaggagaaaccaccaaaaagtgtgaatgtgtgtgaatgggtgtggctgagagtaatcaaacgaaaatggtctgaacctaggtggacaggtccccatCAAGTCATTGAGAGAACCGGAACCGCAGTTCGGCTTCTAGGAAGAGGGGACACGTGGTTTCATCTGACGTCCACCAGGCCTGCAAAGACCCCAACGGGAGTCGCTCTCCCCTCTCCAAAAGCTGCTAATAGTGGTGACGACCACTAG
- the mrpl58 gene encoding large ribosomal subunit protein mL62, whose protein sequence is MAARVARICCRALILNLIHSRVEIKSFLKIDIHCIHKNFWQSTVCYGTRGTDTIKDSQIHIPVERLTVSYSRSSGPGGQHVNKANTKAEVRFHLHTADWIPEDVRQKIFEKNKNRINKAGELLVTSELSRSQQRNFSDCIQKISAIIAEASVKPPEPTAEDLSLRTCRLEQRNKERLNQKKIHSVVKRSRRVDFD, encoded by the exons ATGGCGGCACGCGTGGCTCGTATCTGTTGTAGAGCACTAATTCTAAACCTCATCCACTCACGGGTAGAAATTaagagttttttaaaaattgacatTCATTGCATTCATAAAAATTTTTGGCAGTCGACAGTGTGTTACGGGACAAGAGGGACAGACACCATAAAG GATTCCCAGATTCACATTCCAGTCg AACGTCTGACGGTATCATACAGCAGAAGCAGTGGTCCTGGTGGTCAGCACGTCAATAAAG CCAACACCAAAGCAGAGGTCCGTTTCCATCTGCACACAGCAGACTGGATCCCAGAAGATGTCCGACAGAAAATCTTTGAAAAG AACAAAAACCGCATCAATAAAGCCGGGGAGCTGCTGGTCACATCCGAGCTGAGCAGGAGTCAGCAGAGAAACTTTTCAGATTGCATTCAGAAGATTTCTGCCATCATCGCTGAGGCTAGTGTGAAGCCACCTGAACCAACAGCAGAAGATTTATCTCTCAGGACATGCAG GTTGGAGCAAAGGAATAAGGAGCGACTTAACCAGAAGAAGATCCATTCAGTTGTCAAGAGGAGCAGGCGAGTGGATTTCGATTGA